The Loxodonta africana isolate mLoxAfr1 chromosome 5, mLoxAfr1.hap2, whole genome shotgun sequence region TCGTGAGTGCCATGCGCTGGCATCACATCTCCATATTTTAGTATTGCCCATATCTCAGGAGGGAGTCCtgaggtggtgcaaatggttaacatgcatggctgctaactgaaaggttggaggtttgagtccacccaaaggtgtcttgggagaaaggcctggtgatctacttctgaaaaaatcagacgttgaaaaccctgtggagcccagttctactctgacacacatggggtcgacataagttggaatcgacttgatggcaatttttttttttttttttttaatatatctcaGGAAGAGGTAGATGGTGTTGGTGTTGGTGATAAAAGGGAGCCAGCTTTATGCAATTTTCCTTTGTGAATGGGTTATCTCCTGACAAAGTGATTCTGGGCTCCTGTGCCTAGACATAGAAACTACAAATATAGTACATCGTCCCCATGAATCATTTGAGAAGTTAGAGGTGCCTAACACCAGGGAGGAAAACACAGCCTGCATGTTGAGAAGGGAGTAAAAGAAGCAAAAGGACCCCAATAAAACcgtatggagttttttttttatcaacatttaaaatatttcccaATAATTGTTACTTAACTGAGATTTTATTGTTGCGTTTATAAATTAATTAAACAAGCATGTGTTTACCTGCAAagggagtccctgaatggtaaGCACTCTATTGCCcccagaaaggttggtggttcaaacccacacagaggctcctcggaagtcAGGCTTGGATATCTGCTCCCcaaaattcacagccttgaaaaccctatggagcacagttctattctgcacacgtggggtctccatgagttggcatcgactccacaaaaactaacaacaatgacaaccacACCCTGCAGGCTTTGGAGCCTCCCTCACCCTCCCACTTATCTGCCAACGACCTCAGGCAAGTGACTTACCCTCCAAAGCCTCAGCCCCCTACCAAGCCCTGTCTAAGTTTGTTATCAGGAGATAATGCACTGATATTTGTGCTAAGTGGAGGCACCCCACTGCCTGCGGGGACCACAAAGGTCCAGTCTGACCCCAGACATAAACTGGAGCATGCTTCAAGAACGTTCACCCAGGGTGAATGGAAGCAGACCCAGAGACACCCAAGCTCGGTGGAAAGAAACAGACAGATGCATCGGGCTAAGAGCAGGAATTTTCTGCAAGAAGGTGACATAAACACTCTAACATTCACCTTGGACAGATATAGCAGGATGCGAGTTTCTTCCTGGAAAGGTATTCTTTATTTGATTTCCATCACCTTTCAGTGAAGGTGTGGATCCTGTTAGCACTATGTAAGATTCTTGCAAATACATCATAAAAGCAGTATAATTTCTTTAAACATGAAAGATAACGGTAGGGAAAGATCTTGGAGGGAGAAGCTATAAAATAGAAACTCGGTTAAATAAACGTAAGCAGGTTCCTGTCAAGAAAGAGAAACAGTATCACCATGCcaagaaaacaataataaaaatactatTTTGCTTGTTCTTGAGCTAGTTGTTTACAAAAGAGAAGCTGTCTAGTCGTTTTCTTAGTGATCGGATGAACATGCTTGTGTATCTAACCATCCCAGCAAGGCATAACAAAGGGAAATGCAAAGCCAGGCTTCTATCTAGGCTCCAAGTAGGCTGCTGGGTAGGAGCTCCAGCCCTGCTTTCCAGAAGTCACGTGACAGTTAGAGGTGCTACGATAAGAGAGAGGCATGTGGGGCTGCGGCTTTAGCCTGCAGAGTCTGGGCAGGGGACATAACCGCAGTCTCCTTGGGTTCTTACATCTGACGATCTGGCAGGGCCGTGGTCACTGGAATTGGGTATTCCAAGGCATTGCAGTCATCCGAGAGGAACACCAAATCCTGAAAAAGATGTGTGATGAGCAGAAGGGTTACTCAATGAAGGTGGCTATGGAGCCCACGTTGCAGGTATAGGACTCCTGCTTATTCTCAAAGACCATTCCATTGTCCCCCTCTGTGTGAAAATGTCCCATCCCTTATGCTCCAAGGGGAGGCAGTCTTTTCATTCCCATAGAGTTTTGTATGCTCCTTTATTATTTATGGAATGCGCCCATACGCATTGGTTGACcagatggatagatgggtggatggatgaatggatggatgagtggatgggtggatagatggatgggtgagggagtgaatgaatgaattaaccttaactactgagccacaaCTCTGGGCCAGGCTTTGGGGACAGCATGACCGCCAACACCAGATCTTGCCTTCGAACACTGCAGTCAATGACACCACTTATCAAACTGTTATAATTATGTCATCTTCCTGCTTCCCCCAGCAGActgaaaaaaaccaaatcaaactcgttgtcatcgagtcaattccgactcatggggagccatgtagtacagagtagaattatgttccatagggttttcttggctgtaatctttatggaaggagccctggcaatgcagtggttaatcacttggctgctaaccaaaaggtcgacagagtgaacccaccagcggcttcatggcaggaagatgtggcagtctgcttctgtaaagatttacagtcttggaaaccctgtgggacagatctgctctgtcctatagggttgctatgagttggaatcgactggacgccAATGGgttaatctgtatggaagcagatcaccaagcctttcttccgtggcaccgcTGAGCGGGTTGGAACTGCTAATCTCCAGAAGATGAGTACAAACTCTTCACGCTAAACAGGGACCTTTCACAAACCAAAGGGAGAGCGAAACGAGGAGGACGAATGTGAGGTGTAAATGCATAACAAATCTTTGATGCATGAACAAATACATTGTAACTTTGTAGCTAATTATTAAAGTTTCCTGTGGCCTTACCCAGGCCTGAAGCTAAGAATTCTTCCTGCAAGGGTTTTTAGGATACATGGAGTTACTGCAGCACCCAGGACACAGTAGGGGTGCAGTTATTATCATCTTCCCAACTATCTCATGACATGCGCATTGTTATTGTCTGAATGAGAGGACCTCCTCAGAGAGGAGAAGGGATGATCCCAGCTTGGAAGCAGGAGGACAAGGAGCCGGGCAACATCAGTTGGCCTGATAAGGACACCTGTGACCCTAGAATCACACTACTCTACTTTCTGCATCTTCCCAGTGAtgattttctgcatttatctgCCCTTACCTTCATCCTGGGAGTCCCTCAGTGGGCAAATGAATAACATGCTTGGCTAcagactgaaaggttggtggtacgagcccacccagaggtgcctcggaagaaaggcctagcaatctttaaaaaatcagccattggaaatcctatggagcacagttctactctgacacacacaggggcaCCATGAGTGGACTCAATTCTAAGGCACCTGGTTTTCTTCCTGCTTTCAGAATGGGCCTGTTACAGAGCACACCTGTGGCCTATCTCCCCCAGGAAGTCTCCCTGGCTCCAGGGCTCAGAGCTCTCCCCTGTTGGAGCCCTCAGACTGAGTCCCTCCCGCCCCCCTTGGCTCCCAGCAGGTTCTGTCCTGGAGGGCATATGGTCCTGGGTGTTGTCCCCAATTCTGTCTGGAGCTCATGGTGGGAGGAGCCTTGTGGCGACCCTCAGTGAATCTCTATCACTTAACAAGGTGATGGTTGACGATGGGCTTTGTGACCTGGAAGTGCCAGCTTAACatttcttctcctcctcttccagcCCTCCACTCCTAAAAGCTCGGGGAGTCTTCTAAAAGCTGATTGCACATAGAAAAAGCGTTTTCCATGGTACCCACTTACCCGCCGGCAGAACGAATTCATGATGGTGTACAGCTTCCGCACCTTGTCCTTCAAGGCATCCACCTGGGCCACTTTCCAACACTGGGGCGACGCCACAAAGTCCCGCAGCTTGGCCAGCACACAGTAGTTCTGGGGTGGCAACGGGGAGGGTGCCCCGGATGTCAGTAGCTGGAGGGAAGGGGACTCAGACCCACTTCCTCCCAGATAGCATCTTACCCCTCCCCCATGGCATGCAGTCAGGAATGGAGGCTCAGACCAGAATCTCTGCACCCCGAAGCCGCCCCCTGGGCAGAAAGGCCCCTCTTACGTGTATATCCAGGTACAGCCTGGGCAGGTATCTCACACACGGCTCCTGCAGATAAGGGTACAGGCTGCTACGATGCCCACACAGACATACCCTCAGCCTGCTCACAGGGGCTGTCTGCCAGCCTCTCACAGCCGGGCCAGCCTCGGATCCCTCCCTGGGCTCATCCTTGACCCTGCACACACACTGTGCTTTCTGGTATCATGAGCGGGGCCACTGCTCTTCCAGAACTCGCTTGTAGAGGGCTCCCTTGGAATCACTTACCATGAGTTAGGGAACTGCTTTTGACGTGtgcgtgtctgtctgtctgtctatccatccatctattcatcATTCTACCATCTGTCTATAATCTAActacccatccatctatctatacatctatcatccatctatctatccatctacctatctatacctgttggaaaccctggtggcatagtggttaagtgctatggctgctgatggaaaggttggcagttcgaacccaccaggtgctccttgggaatcccatggggcagttctactctgtcctgtaggttcgctatgagttagaatcgacttgacagcatcaggtttgttttttttgttttttcttatctacccacctatctgtctgttgttagctgctgtcaagttgattctgatgcatggtgaccccatgtatgcagagtagaactgtcccatagggttttcaaggctgtgacccttttggaagatagccaggcctttcttccaaggtgcctctgggtgggttctaaccctgAACAttttgagcgcttaactgtttgcgccacccaaagACTCTTaaacgtgtgtgtgtataaaaccagaaaaccaaatccgttgcggtcgagtaggttccaactcatatggcCCTGTAGAaggagtagatctgccccatagggtttccaaggagcagctggtggatttgaactgctgacattttggttaaaagccgtaacacttaaccactgctccaccagtatgtatgtgtgtgtatatacataaaaaaaaaaagttttttttataatatgtatatgtacatacaacATACGCAGTATACACTGTGTATATACAACATACATGTGTATACAACATACAGAGACGAAACGCTGAAATGCCATCATCCAAAATGTTGCAGC contains the following coding sequences:
- the CYTL1 gene encoding cytokine-like protein 1; this translates as MTLWPLSLLLLLLVGPPATQPTPPTCYSRMLSLSREIVGDFQSLQATEPSEPCVRYLPRLYLDIHNYCVLAKLRDFVASPQCWKVAQVDALKDKVRKLYTIMNSFCRRDLVFLSDDCNALEYPIPVTTALPDRQM